The following coding sequences are from one Pseudomonas oryzae window:
- a CDS encoding NAD(P) transhydrogenase subunit alpha, with protein MDPISDGLYNLIIFVLAIYVGYHVVWNVTPALHTPLMAVTNAISAIVIVGAMLAAALTETGLGKTMGTLAVALAAVNVFGGFLVTRRMLEMFKKKDKPAKAEAH; from the coding sequence ATGGACCCGATCTCCGACGGTCTCTACAACCTGATCATCTTCGTGCTGGCGATCTACGTCGGCTACCACGTGGTGTGGAACGTCACCCCCGCGCTGCACACCCCGCTGATGGCGGTCACCAACGCCATCTCCGCCATCGTCATCGTCGGCGCCATGCTGGCCGCCGCGCTGACCGAAACCGGCCTGGGCAAGACCATGGGCACCCTGGCCGTGGCGCTGGCCGCGGTCAACGTGTTCGGCGGCTTCCTGGTCACCCGGCGCATGCTGGAAATGTTCAAGAAGAAAGACAAGCCGGCCAAGGCGGAGGCGCACTGA